One Gimesia aquarii DNA segment encodes these proteins:
- a CDS encoding DUF1549 and DUF1553 domain-containing protein, which translates to MNSKFAIRLLIPCLGALLILNPQLTYADQLAGFLPNQAKTIVFNDPDARQQLLITLKEKSGGIRDVTREVRYHVEPEGVVRVSKTGYVTPIANGQATITAQLNSIAPLVFPVQVSSFEKQRAVSFYNDVIPQLTRAGCNSGACHGTPAGKNNFRLSLLGYEPRNDFEFITKESQGRRVSPAAPETSLLLRKATGGIPHNGGKRFEKNGAEYNLIKRWIQEGMKYDPDNDPIVERLELFPKDRVLPRQSTQQLIVMAYFSDGTSRDITRKAEFKPNQPMMAEVDEHGVVRVKEFTGTTSVMIRFQEHVSVFMATIPLGKPTPNLPKPSNFIDEHIFAKLKVLGLPPSGECDDATFLRRATLDITGRLPTLEQTQEFLSDKRPDKRARKIDDLLDSSGYADLFAAKWAGILRNKAGGNLEQVARETFGFHAWIRSSISSNKPFDQFVTELITARGKPGTNPAVSWYRAVKDPKDQMSDIAQVFLGVRIQCAQCHHHPYEKWSQDDFYGFQAFFNTIGRKEVYKLPEDDIIYHKRIVAVAKNPNTDRELKPTPLDEVALEIPAQRDPRIDLANWISSPKNPFFAKMLVNRYWKHFFGRGLVEPEDDIRVTNPATHPALLNALADSFVKSNYDLKEVCRTICNSRTYQLSSFPNEHNKDDEQNYARYYPRRLTAEVMLDAMNDTAGAKNNFNHQPVGVRAVALPDDSANLESFFLRVFGRPQMDTACECERTANADLSQSLHLINSYAMQKLLSAPDGRAAQLARDKMKDDQTHINELYLHALSRLPTQNELDTALKHLEKKRKQSKADPKKLSMGQAEKDAYEDIIWVMINTKEFLFNH; encoded by the coding sequence ATGAATTCAAAATTCGCAATCCGATTGCTTATCCCCTGTCTGGGGGCTCTATTGATTCTGAACCCTCAGCTGACCTATGCCGATCAGCTCGCAGGCTTTCTCCCAAACCAGGCGAAAACGATTGTTTTCAACGATCCGGACGCGCGGCAGCAATTATTGATCACTCTGAAAGAAAAATCAGGGGGCATTCGCGATGTGACTCGTGAAGTGCGCTATCATGTTGAGCCAGAGGGAGTTGTTCGTGTTAGTAAAACAGGCTACGTGACACCAATTGCGAATGGGCAGGCAACCATCACCGCACAGCTCAATTCAATCGCTCCCCTTGTCTTTCCTGTCCAAGTTTCTTCATTTGAAAAACAACGGGCCGTCAGTTTTTACAATGATGTCATTCCTCAACTAACTCGTGCCGGCTGCAATAGTGGTGCCTGCCATGGCACACCAGCTGGAAAAAATAACTTCCGTCTCTCATTGCTTGGTTATGAACCGCGTAATGATTTTGAATTCATCACCAAAGAATCACAAGGACGACGCGTTTCTCCAGCAGCACCCGAAACTAGTTTACTGCTCCGTAAAGCCACGGGAGGTATTCCGCATAATGGTGGAAAACGATTTGAAAAAAATGGAGCAGAATACAATCTGATTAAACGTTGGATTCAAGAAGGGATGAAATACGATCCTGACAACGATCCGATTGTGGAACGACTCGAACTTTTCCCTAAAGATCGCGTACTCCCCAGACAATCGACACAGCAGCTTATTGTGATGGCATACTTTTCTGATGGGACATCGCGTGATATTACCCGCAAAGCAGAATTCAAGCCCAATCAACCCATGATGGCAGAGGTCGATGAGCATGGCGTTGTCCGTGTCAAGGAATTCACGGGAACCACGTCAGTCATGATTCGTTTTCAAGAACATGTCTCCGTATTTATGGCAACCATTCCGTTAGGTAAACCCACTCCCAATCTGCCTAAACCAAGTAATTTTATAGACGAACACATTTTTGCAAAACTAAAGGTCTTGGGGCTGCCACCATCTGGAGAATGTGATGATGCTACTTTCCTGCGACGCGCAACATTAGACATCACCGGCAGGCTTCCCACTTTAGAGCAAACACAAGAATTTTTGTCAGATAAACGACCTGACAAACGTGCTCGAAAAATTGACGACTTATTAGATAGCTCAGGGTACGCAGATTTATTTGCCGCAAAATGGGCGGGAATCTTACGTAACAAAGCGGGAGGAAATCTGGAACAGGTTGCACGAGAAACATTCGGGTTTCATGCCTGGATTCGAAGCAGCATCTCCAGCAACAAACCGTTCGATCAATTTGTGACTGAGTTAATCACGGCCCGCGGTAAACCAGGTACCAATCCAGCCGTTTCCTGGTATAGAGCAGTTAAAGATCCCAAAGACCAGATGTCAGATATTGCCCAGGTTTTTCTAGGCGTGCGTATTCAATGTGCACAGTGTCACCACCATCCCTATGAAAAGTGGAGTCAGGATGATTTCTATGGCTTTCAGGCATTCTTTAATACGATTGGACGCAAAGAGGTTTATAAGCTGCCTGAAGATGACATCATCTACCATAAACGTATTGTGGCTGTTGCCAAAAATCCCAACACTGATCGCGAACTCAAACCCACGCCTCTCGATGAAGTCGCGTTGGAAATCCCTGCGCAAAGAGATCCAAGGATTGACTTAGCAAATTGGATCTCTTCGCCAAAGAATCCCTTCTTCGCCAAGATGCTCGTGAATCGTTACTGGAAACATTTCTTTGGACGAGGACTTGTTGAACCGGAAGATGATATTCGGGTGACAAACCCGGCAACTCATCCAGCATTACTTAATGCTTTAGCAGATTCGTTTGTCAAATCAAATTATGATTTAAAAGAAGTCTGCCGTACTATCTGTAATAGTCGCACCTACCAACTCAGTTCATTCCCCAACGAACACAACAAAGATGACGAACAAAACTACGCACGATATTACCCCCGCCGACTCACTGCTGAGGTAATGCTTGATGCTATGAATGATACGGCCGGCGCGAAGAATAATTTCAATCATCAACCAGTGGGAGTCCGTGCTGTCGCACTACCCGACGATTCAGCCAACCTGGAATCATTCTTTCTGCGCGTGTTCGGCCGGCCGCAAATGGATACCGCTTGTGAATGCGAGCGAACAGCGAATGCTGATTTATCCCAAAGCCTGCATCTCATCAATTCCTATGCGATGCAGAAACTTCTTTCCGCTCCAGATGGAAGAGCAGCCCAACTGGCGCGTGACAAAATGAAAGATGATCAAACCCATATTAACGAATTATATTTGCATGCCCTGTCTCGGTTACCTACACAAAACGAACTTGATACAGCTTTGAAACATTTGGAGAAAAAACGAAAACAATCGAAAGCTGACCCGAAGAAATTGTCGATGGGACAAGCTGAAAAAGATGCCTATGAAGACATTATCTGGGTTATGATCAATACAAAAGAATTTTTATTCAACCATTAA
- a CDS encoding glycosyl hydrolase family 8: MPTLYSPHAESQRYGESLPWHRLKGLCVRRVDEMKRLYVNLLQWFAKRHIAPRSSRAQNTRQIESLEVRTMLAAHPLANAPDVQFQVENDWGSGRTASLTLTNDEATDFTDWQLEFDYSGEIQSLWNAEVENLGGGRYRITPPNWDNTLDAGESLAIGFVAVGNHSEPTGFAFQGNGSPGDPDPDPDPVEGAPNKPSVSVLADFNTGGFRVTLNLWAGDPADHWKLYENGELIYEASLSGSSTPQTDSLLITNRDYGVFRYQVEVSNESGTTLSDEMVYVAGGASPIGIEGVDATEQALQVTIDQATVEYTLTSSSESAQFSIATSNSRVVQAEIVNGNTLRITGLEAGRASIRITDAESGEDRFIGVRVRTENGELPGLPDYVTIGSVSEDTTGDLAFWQDFDSSDPLTNKYVDSRYIYLNGGPISGWRSWDPDRVHSYLRESLKLGMIPQFVYYNIPDAGESYTTNLEHINSLSYMENYFRDLKFVLDTIRTEAGDELVQMILEPDFIGYLMQNADAPASAISAMTSAAYSSGVLQAGVDPQFDNSAAGLIQAINYTISSYAPNVEFGWQFNLWASPGIETPIPITGIVHLTDTLGINAGRAAIAREAELIAQYYMDAGVLSYGADFISLDKYGLDAGAENGAASNPEASTWFWNNDHWHNYLLIVQTLTETTDREMVLWQIPVGHINNSLAQNPYDANGVFDPLTNTTRQYEDSAPTFFLGDTFTATGDRLDYFSSNDFGDDKLTVSGNTITWGSHIEEARAAGVRQILFGAGVGISTDSIGSEPTDDYWWITKVQEYYQNPVPLDVVVDPPDVKPFVSISGATVAEGDSGSVLATLTISLSEPATEAVTVNYQTSNGTATAGEDYEAASGQVSFAVGETSKTVTVRIFGDTDVEPDEQFYVTLSSPVGAVLDNSLSVATNTITNDDVSSTETDVMVTTPFETAVTIPIGTSTGGDPDFGSHVQQYVSGTLFPSQYSQEQLDALVSNYYDQWKSDWLLVDPGGNGYRVAMDSQGRTTSEAQGYGMLILSHLDGYDPNAQAIFDGLFRYSRANPSVGNPNLMDWAQPDPNGNSSAFDGDADIAYALLVADAQWGSDGEINYLQEAITIINAIYDSTIGPESHLPMLGDWVNPNGSQHSQWTTRTSDFMYGHFRAFEAATQTGAWNEVIAATQDVMTKLQQQSGTGLVPDFVIVDPVTGSVSPAPSGFLEVNDQHYWYNAGRVPWRLGTDAVLSGDAVSVAQAQMLSEFFQQSSGGNPSQILGGYALNGTPLNSWSDPFFRAAVGVSAMTGSDAADQSWMNAVFDSVATTHSNYYADTVSMLTMLVMSGNFIDPSSTVGESATLQTFTQPDNGQVVNNQDGTLTYMPNTDFSGNDSFTYTTVAESGSITITTVHVTVEPFVVVVPEITINNVTVTEGDSGTSQAVFIVSLDQPTTELVTVQFGTQNGAAIAGQDYQAVSGQLVFQPGEMTKTISVSILGDSVIESNEEFRVVLNQVVGATLASATGTGTIQDNDAPAPTAQVDFNVVNAWNSGFQGAIEIKNESNESLDGWTLEFTYDGEITDIWNAEIVSRVGNTYVIRGAAWNRDISANGTTSFGFIGTASGLPDPLSDFMLNGSPV, translated from the coding sequence GTGCCAACTCTATACTCTCCACACGCTGAATCTCAGCGTTATGGGGAATCACTGCCTTGGCACAGACTGAAAGGACTCTGCGTTCGCAGAGTTGATGAGATGAAACGACTTTACGTTAACCTTCTGCAATGGTTCGCTAAACGACACATCGCTCCCAGAAGCTCTCGCGCCCAGAACACACGACAAATCGAGTCGCTCGAAGTGCGAACAATGCTTGCGGCTCATCCGCTGGCTAACGCGCCTGATGTCCAATTTCAAGTCGAAAACGATTGGGGCTCAGGACGCACGGCTAGTTTGACTCTCACTAACGATGAAGCGACAGACTTCACAGACTGGCAACTCGAGTTTGATTATAGTGGCGAGATCCAGTCGCTCTGGAACGCTGAGGTCGAGAATCTCGGTGGCGGCCGTTATCGAATAACACCTCCAAATTGGGATAACACACTGGATGCTGGCGAGTCGTTGGCGATCGGCTTTGTTGCCGTTGGTAATCACAGTGAGCCAACAGGATTTGCTTTTCAGGGTAATGGGAGCCCGGGAGATCCCGACCCGGACCCGGATCCTGTAGAAGGGGCACCGAACAAGCCGAGTGTGAGCGTCCTTGCCGATTTCAATACGGGTGGTTTCCGTGTGACTCTGAATCTCTGGGCAGGAGATCCTGCCGATCATTGGAAATTATACGAGAATGGCGAACTGATTTACGAAGCCTCTTTGTCGGGAAGTTCGACTCCTCAAACAGATAGCCTGCTTATCACGAACAGAGACTATGGGGTTTTTCGGTATCAGGTCGAGGTCAGCAATGAGAGCGGCACAACTCTCAGCGATGAAATGGTCTATGTTGCTGGCGGTGCCAGTCCGATCGGCATTGAGGGAGTGGATGCGACCGAGCAAGCGCTGCAGGTCACCATTGACCAGGCGACTGTTGAATACACGCTCACTTCTTCCAGCGAATCCGCACAATTCAGCATTGCCACCAGCAACTCACGAGTGGTCCAGGCTGAAATTGTAAACGGTAATACGTTACGGATTACCGGCCTTGAAGCGGGACGGGCATCGATACGGATTACCGATGCCGAATCCGGCGAAGATCGCTTTATTGGGGTTCGCGTGCGCACAGAAAATGGTGAATTGCCGGGGTTACCAGACTATGTCACGATTGGTTCAGTAAGCGAAGATACCACAGGCGATCTGGCATTTTGGCAGGATTTCGATAGTAGCGATCCGTTGACGAACAAATATGTTGACTCGCGCTACATCTACCTCAACGGCGGTCCGATCAGTGGCTGGCGGAGTTGGGACCCGGACCGCGTGCATAGTTATCTCCGTGAAAGCCTCAAACTGGGAATGATTCCGCAATTTGTTTATTACAATATTCCCGATGCTGGCGAAAGCTATACGACGAATCTTGAGCATATCAACAGTCTGTCGTACATGGAAAACTATTTCCGTGATCTGAAATTTGTGCTGGATACCATCCGTACCGAAGCCGGTGACGAACTGGTGCAGATGATTCTGGAACCGGACTTCATCGGTTATCTGATGCAGAATGCGGATGCGCCAGCCAGTGCGATCTCTGCCATGACGAGCGCCGCTTATAGCAGTGGTGTGCTACAAGCGGGCGTCGATCCGCAGTTTGATAACTCGGCGGCAGGGCTCATTCAGGCAATCAATTACACGATTAGCAGTTACGCCCCGAATGTGGAGTTCGGCTGGCAGTTCAACCTCTGGGCTTCTCCCGGTATCGAAACACCAATCCCCATAACGGGAATTGTACATCTGACTGATACGCTGGGAATCAATGCGGGACGCGCAGCAATTGCCCGCGAAGCGGAACTAATTGCGCAGTATTACATGGATGCGGGAGTACTCAGCTACGGTGCGGACTTTATCTCTCTCGATAAATACGGATTAGATGCGGGGGCAGAGAACGGTGCGGCCAGCAACCCGGAAGCCAGCACATGGTTTTGGAACAACGATCACTGGCATAATTATTTACTGATTGTCCAGACCCTCACGGAAACGACGGATCGAGAAATGGTCCTCTGGCAGATCCCCGTTGGTCATATCAATAACAGCCTTGCGCAGAATCCCTACGATGCGAATGGAGTTTTTGATCCACTCACCAACACGACACGTCAATATGAAGACTCTGCTCCCACATTCTTCCTGGGAGATACCTTTACGGCAACCGGCGATCGTCTGGATTACTTCTCATCAAATGATTTCGGCGATGACAAGCTGACCGTTTCAGGCAATACTATCACCTGGGGTTCTCATATAGAAGAAGCACGTGCCGCCGGTGTGCGTCAGATTCTGTTTGGCGCCGGTGTGGGAATCAGCACCGATTCGATTGGCAGTGAACCCACAGACGATTACTGGTGGATTACCAAAGTGCAGGAATACTATCAAAATCCTGTTCCTCTGGATGTCGTTGTTGATCCTCCTGATGTAAAGCCTTTCGTCAGCATCAGTGGAGCGACTGTTGCCGAAGGGGATAGTGGATCGGTTCTGGCTACTTTGACGATCTCCCTTTCAGAGCCTGCGACTGAGGCAGTGACGGTCAACTACCAGACCTCCAATGGAACGGCCACCGCCGGCGAAGACTATGAAGCGGCCAGTGGGCAGGTTTCATTTGCCGTTGGAGAGACTTCGAAGACGGTCACCGTTCGCATCTTTGGAGACACAGACGTCGAACCTGATGAACAGTTCTATGTGACTCTGAGTAGCCCTGTGGGTGCCGTTCTCGACAACAGTCTTTCGGTTGCCACCAACACGATTACTAATGACGATGTTTCCTCGACCGAGACCGATGTGATGGTCACAACGCCATTCGAAACAGCCGTGACAATTCCCATTGGTACATCTACGGGAGGCGACCCAGACTTCGGCAGCCATGTGCAACAATATGTGAGTGGCACACTGTTTCCCAGTCAATACAGTCAAGAGCAACTCGACGCACTGGTCAGCAACTATTATGACCAATGGAAATCGGATTGGCTGCTTGTCGATCCCGGTGGCAACGGATACCGGGTTGCGATGGACTCACAAGGTCGTACCACATCCGAAGCGCAGGGATATGGCATGTTGATCCTGTCACACCTGGATGGTTATGATCCCAACGCCCAGGCGATTTTCGATGGTCTCTTCCGATATTCTCGTGCCAATCCGAGTGTGGGTAATCCAAATCTGATGGATTGGGCACAACCGGATCCTAACGGAAATAGTAGTGCCTTCGACGGAGACGCCGATATTGCCTATGCCCTGTTGGTGGCCGATGCCCAGTGGGGCAGTGATGGTGAGATCAACTACCTTCAGGAAGCGATCACGATCATCAACGCCATTTATGACTCGACCATTGGACCGGAAAGCCATCTGCCGATGTTAGGCGATTGGGTCAATCCCAATGGTAGCCAACACAGTCAATGGACCACTCGCACCAGCGATTTCATGTACGGTCACTTCCGCGCATTTGAAGCTGCCACACAGACCGGAGCCTGGAACGAAGTCATCGCTGCCACACAGGATGTGATGACGAAATTGCAGCAGCAATCAGGAACAGGGCTGGTTCCCGACTTTGTGATTGTTGATCCCGTGACCGGCTCTGTTTCTCCTGCTCCATCCGGGTTCCTGGAAGTCAATGATCAACATTACTGGTATAACGCGGGGCGCGTTCCCTGGAGACTTGGCACGGATGCCGTTTTGAGTGGCGATGCCGTCTCCGTGGCACAAGCGCAGATGTTGTCCGAGTTCTTTCAGCAATCTTCAGGTGGTAATCCCTCGCAGATTCTGGGGGGCTATGCTCTCAACGGAACACCTCTGAATAGCTGGAGCGATCCGTTCTTCCGCGCAGCGGTAGGCGTCTCTGCCATGACCGGCTCGGATGCGGCAGATCAGTCCTGGATGAACGCCGTCTTCGACAGTGTGGCCACCACGCATTCGAATTACTATGCAGATACTGTTTCCATGCTGACCATGTTGGTCATGTCGGGGAACTTTATCGATCCGTCGTCTACGGTGGGTGAGAGTGCAACACTGCAAACGTTCACGCAGCCTGATAATGGTCAGGTCGTTAACAATCAAGATGGCACACTCACCTACATGCCGAATACTGATTTCTCTGGAAACGACAGTTTTACTTATACGACGGTCGCAGAGTCAGGCAGTATCACAATCACGACGGTACACGTCACCGTGGAGCCTTTTGTTGTGGTTGTACCTGAGATCACCATTAACAATGTGACTGTTACAGAAGGTGACAGTGGTACTTCGCAAGCCGTGTTTATTGTCTCGCTGGATCAACCGACGACGGAGTTGGTTACTGTGCAGTTTGGCACACAGAACGGTGCCGCGATTGCTGGCCAGGACTATCAGGCTGTCAGCGGACAGTTGGTCTTTCAACCAGGAGAGATGACGAAAACGATCTCAGTATCGATTTTGGGAGATAGTGTGATTGAATCCAATGAGGAGTTCCGGGTTGTACTCAATCAAGTTGTTGGTGCCACGCTGGCATCGGCAACTGGTACCGGCACGATCCAGGATAACGATGCTCCGGCGCCCACAGCCCAAGTAGACTTTAATGTGGTAAATGCCTGGAACAGCGGGTTCCAGGGGGCGATCGAAATTAAAAACGAGAGCAATGAGTCTTTGGATGGTTGGACACTGGAGTTCACCTACGATGGCGAAATTACGGATATCTGGAATGCCGAAATCGTTTCTCGCGTCGGGAATACTTATGTGATTCGTGGTGCAGCCTGGAATCGAGATATTTCCGCCAACGGTACGACTTCGTTCGGCTTTATCGGTACAGCAAGCGGACTGCCGGATCCTTTGTCTGACTTCATGCTCAATGGAAGTCCGGTTTAA
- a CDS encoding DUF1501 domain-containing protein, with the protein MSVNSNNRRCAGPMKRRTFLELGGSSLLGLGMVDILRQQAIAKAARVSLNDTSVIFVWLPGGPPHMETYDMKPGAPAEYRGELGPIHTNVPGLDVCEMLPQHAKVADKFNLIRSIHHEFADHGGGHKRLMTGRVPATPVGTVNDAPAVSSIVKKMLQKNGNEMPVCVSEVDSSRASIDTFAMGPAYLGASMTPFIVAGDPSAPDFKVQNIGVKSSMEARLDDRIAMLNGIDNFRRDVDKSGSMKAMDSFNRQAVDMLTSEKVRNAFDLSKEPKEIRDRYGWNAYGQRAILGRRLVESGVRFVTMVWEHPYPGKGTPKTAAYNWDSHAVNAHLFKDCDWRLPPYDQAVSALIEDLYQRGLDRKVLLVVTGEFGRTPKINVQRGTQTGVMQPGRDHWPKAMSVLVSGGGMRTGQVIGATNPRGEYPVERRMTPNDLWATVYRHLGVDHEHVLHDLQGRPVAILPFGKPIRELLPTSA; encoded by the coding sequence ATGAGTGTTAATTCCAATAATCGCCGCTGTGCGGGCCCTATGAAACGGCGAACGTTCCTTGAATTAGGGGGATCAAGCCTCTTAGGCTTAGGGATGGTTGATATTCTTCGTCAACAGGCAATCGCAAAGGCTGCCCGAGTTTCTTTAAATGATACTTCAGTGATATTCGTCTGGCTTCCCGGTGGTCCTCCCCATATGGAAACCTATGACATGAAGCCGGGCGCGCCGGCTGAATATCGGGGTGAACTAGGCCCGATCCACACAAATGTGCCCGGTCTCGATGTTTGTGAAATGTTACCACAACATGCCAAAGTAGCCGATAAATTTAATTTGATTCGTTCAATTCATCATGAGTTTGCCGATCATGGAGGCGGCCATAAGCGATTAATGACAGGTCGGGTTCCTGCGACACCGGTGGGAACTGTCAATGATGCACCTGCAGTCAGTAGCATTGTGAAAAAGATGTTACAAAAAAATGGCAATGAAATGCCGGTTTGTGTAAGTGAAGTCGATTCCTCTCGCGCCTCAATTGATACCTTTGCCATGGGGCCCGCTTATCTCGGTGCTTCAATGACTCCATTTATAGTGGCAGGAGATCCCAGTGCTCCTGATTTCAAAGTGCAAAACATCGGAGTCAAATCTTCGATGGAAGCCCGCCTGGACGATCGGATTGCCATGTTGAATGGCATTGATAATTTTCGGCGAGATGTTGACAAAAGCGGTTCGATGAAAGCAATGGACAGCTTCAATCGCCAGGCTGTCGATATGCTGACAAGTGAAAAAGTGCGTAACGCATTTGATCTCTCCAAGGAACCAAAAGAAATCCGCGATCGCTATGGTTGGAATGCTTATGGCCAGCGGGCTATTTTGGGACGACGACTCGTCGAATCTGGTGTGAGGTTTGTCACAATGGTTTGGGAGCATCCCTATCCTGGCAAAGGAACTCCCAAAACAGCTGCATATAACTGGGATTCTCACGCTGTCAATGCTCATCTGTTTAAAGACTGTGACTGGCGTTTACCACCTTATGACCAGGCTGTTTCAGCACTCATTGAAGATTTATATCAACGCGGACTGGACCGAAAGGTATTACTCGTAGTCACTGGCGAATTCGGACGAACTCCAAAAATCAATGTACAACGTGGAACACAAACGGGTGTGATGCAACCTGGTCGAGATCACTGGCCAAAGGCCATGTCTGTCCTTGTTTCCGGTGGTGGAATGCGAACCGGTCAAGTCATCGGCGCAACCAATCCCAGAGGTGAATATCCTGTTGAACGTCGAATGACCCCCAATGACCTTTGGGCCACCGTATATCGTCACCTGGGAGTTGATCATGAACATGTTTTACATGACCTCCAGGGGCGGCCCGTGGCGATCTTGCCCTTCGGCAAACCGATTCGTGAACTCTTGCCAACATCCGCCTGA